A window of the Bradyrhizobium diazoefficiens genome harbors these coding sequences:
- a CDS encoding methionine synthase: MLFPTTIAGSLPKPEWLAEPNMLWAPWKSQGDELLRAKRDATLIWLKIQEDAGIDIVTEGEQARQHFVHGFLEKIDGIDFAHKVEMGIRKDRYKAMVPQVVAPLRLKDRVHADEARVARTHTKKKLKFTLPGPMTIVDTIADRYYGDRVKMAFAFAEALNEEAKALQADGVDLVQFDEPAFNVYMDEVNDWGIKALERAAQGLTCATAVHICYGYGIKANTDWKETLGTQWRQYEQIFPAIDASPIQQVAIECRNSKVPLDLLALLKTKIVQAGVIDVASDTVETAEDVVTVIDEVSKFVPKSNIIATTNCGMAPMRREIAEAKLMALGAGAALAREKLG, from the coding sequence ATGCTGTTTCCAACGACGATCGCCGGCTCCTTGCCCAAGCCGGAATGGCTCGCCGAGCCCAACATGCTCTGGGCGCCCTGGAAGTCGCAAGGTGACGAGCTTCTCCGCGCCAAGCGCGACGCGACGCTAATCTGGCTGAAGATCCAGGAAGACGCCGGGATCGACATCGTCACCGAGGGCGAGCAGGCCCGGCAGCATTTCGTGCACGGTTTTCTGGAGAAGATCGACGGCATCGATTTCGCCCACAAGGTCGAGATGGGCATCCGCAAGGATCGCTACAAGGCGATGGTGCCGCAGGTGGTGGCGCCGCTGCGGCTGAAGGACCGCGTCCATGCCGACGAAGCACGTGTCGCGCGCACGCACACGAAGAAGAAGCTGAAATTCACCCTGCCCGGCCCGATGACCATCGTCGACACCATCGCCGACCGTTACTATGGCGACCGCGTCAAGATGGCCTTCGCCTTCGCCGAGGCCTTGAACGAGGAAGCCAAGGCGCTGCAGGCCGACGGCGTCGATCTCGTGCAGTTCGACGAGCCCGCTTTCAACGTCTACATGGACGAGGTCAACGACTGGGGCATCAAGGCGCTGGAGCGCGCCGCGCAAGGGCTCACCTGCGCCACCGCGGTGCACATCTGCTACGGCTACGGCATCAAGGCTAACACCGACTGGAAGGAAACGCTCGGCACGCAATGGCGGCAGTATGAGCAGATTTTTCCGGCGATCGATGCCAGCCCGATCCAGCAGGTCGCGATCGAGTGCCGCAATTCGAAGGTGCCGCTCGATCTGCTCGCGCTGCTCAAGACCAAGATCGTGCAGGCCGGCGTGATCGACGTCGCCAGCGATACGGTCGAGACCGCGGAAGACGTCGTGACGGTGATCGACGAGGTGTCCAAATTCGTGCCCAAGAGCAACATCATCGCCACCACCAATTGCGGCATGGCGCCGATGCGGCGCGAGATCGCGGAAGCCAAGCTGATGGCGCTCGGTGCAGGCGCGGCGCTGGCTCGGGAGAAGCTGGGGTGA
- a CDS encoding ABC transporter ATP-binding protein, translating into MTNIVLDINNLVVSVGKKPGGPKIIDGISVQVREGETLCLVGESGSGKSVTSLTTMGLLPKGTLVPINGSVKLVGEEILTATDRRLRQLRATRMAMIFQEPMTALNPVVPVGRQIDEVLRAHTDLDAKARKKRILDMMEQVRLPQVERIFASYPHRLSGGQRQRIMIAMALVLEPKLLIADEPTTALDVTTQKQILTLIRDLQRDHGTAVLFITHDMGVVAEIADRVAVMRQGRLVETGTLDSILRNPTMEYTRNLLASVPSLVPRAARPETREPVVLEANDLSKVYKERAFFGKGREVVAADKVTLTLRKGRTLGIVGESGSGKSTVARCIVRLIDPTSGGVRLAGREISDISRRLLQPHRQKIQIVFQDPYRSLNPRVTVGESIAEGPINYGASHANAMKRARELLELVGLPPDAVSRYPHQFSGGQRQRIAIARALALDPDVLVADEAVSALDVSVQAQVLELLDEIQKRLGIAILFITHDLRVAAQICDEVVVMQHGRVVEQGPAAEVLTHPQEAYTRALLDAAPGRGWDFANFRPVSEGVAATA; encoded by the coding sequence ATGACCAACATCGTTCTCGACATCAACAACCTCGTCGTCTCCGTCGGCAAGAAGCCGGGCGGGCCGAAGATCATCGACGGCATCTCGGTCCAGGTCCGCGAAGGCGAGACGCTGTGCCTCGTCGGCGAAAGCGGCTCGGGCAAGTCGGTGACCTCGCTCACCACCATGGGCCTGCTGCCGAAGGGCACGCTGGTGCCGATCAACGGCAGCGTCAAGCTCGTCGGCGAGGAGATCCTGACCGCGACCGATCGCCGCCTCCGCCAGCTGCGCGCGACGCGGATGGCGATGATCTTCCAGGAGCCGATGACGGCGCTCAATCCGGTGGTCCCGGTCGGCCGCCAGATCGACGAAGTCTTGCGCGCCCACACTGATCTCGATGCCAAGGCACGTAAGAAGCGCATCCTCGACATGATGGAGCAGGTGCGCCTGCCCCAGGTCGAGCGCATCTTCGCCTCCTACCCGCATCGCCTCTCCGGCGGCCAGCGTCAGCGCATCATGATCGCGATGGCGCTGGTGCTGGAGCCGAAGCTGCTGATTGCCGACGAGCCGACCACCGCGCTCGACGTCACCACGCAGAAGCAGATTTTGACCCTGATCCGCGACCTCCAGCGCGATCACGGCACCGCCGTTCTGTTCATTACGCACGACATGGGCGTGGTCGCCGAGATCGCCGACCGCGTCGCAGTGATGCGGCAGGGCCGGCTGGTCGAGACCGGCACACTCGATTCCATCCTGCGCAATCCGACCATGGAGTACACCCGCAACCTGCTCGCCTCGGTGCCGAGCCTTGTGCCGCGTGCGGCGCGGCCTGAAACGAGGGAGCCAGTGGTGCTCGAGGCCAACGACCTCAGCAAGGTCTATAAGGAACGCGCGTTCTTCGGCAAAGGCCGCGAGGTTGTCGCCGCCGACAAGGTGACGCTGACGCTGCGCAAGGGCCGCACCCTTGGCATCGTCGGCGAAAGCGGCTCGGGCAAGTCGACGGTCGCGCGCTGCATCGTGCGCCTGATTGATCCGACCTCCGGCGGAGTCCGCCTCGCCGGCCGCGAGATCTCCGACATCTCGCGTCGCCTGCTGCAGCCGCATCGGCAAAAAATCCAGATCGTGTTCCAGGATCCCTACCGCTCCCTCAACCCGCGCGTCACCGTCGGCGAGAGCATCGCGGAAGGCCCGATCAATTACGGCGCCTCGCATGCCAATGCGATGAAGCGGGCGCGCGAGTTGCTTGAGCTGGTCGGCCTGCCGCCCGACGCCGTGTCGCGCTATCCGCACCAGTTCTCCGGCGGCCAGCGCCAGCGCATCGCCATTGCGCGCGCGCTCGCGCTCGATCCCGATGTGCTGGTCGCGGACGAAGCCGTCTCCGCGCTCGACGTCTCCGTGCAGGCGCAGGTGCTGGAACTGCTCGACGAGATCCAGAAGCGGCTCGGCATCGCCATCCTGTTCATCACCCATGATCTGCGCGTTGCCGCCCAAATCTGCGACGAGGTCGTGGTGATGCAGCACGGCCGCGTCGTCGAACAGGGCCCGGCCGCAGAAGTGCTGACGCATCCGCAGGAGGCCTACACCCGGGCACTGCTGGATGCGGCACCGGGACGCGGCTGGGACTTTGCGAATTTCCGGCCGGTGTCGGAGGGCGTGGCGGCCACGGCTTGA
- a CDS encoding M81 family metallopeptidase, whose product MTRIAVGGFLHETNTFAPTKATFADFQHGGGWPAMTEGADVLKVMRRINVGLAGFVDSAEANGWELVPTIACGASPSAHVTKDAFERIVKVMVDGIAAGPIDAVYLDVHGAMVTEHLDDGEGEILTRVRRVIGKDIPLVASLDLHANVTPAMMEHADALIAYRTYPHIDMAETGRAAAKHLALLLQTKQRFAKSFRQLPFLIAISWQCTNDFPTKGIYEKLAALESDAVPTLSFAPGFPAADFHDCGPSVFAYGQTQADADRAADAIVKLIESHEDDFDGKIWSPDDGVRHAMELSKSASKPIIIADTQDNPGAGGDSDTTGMLRALVRNKASAATGAIYDPQSAKAAHAAGVGATVTLSLGGKSGIPGDEPYTETFVVEKLSDGRFIAPGPYYGGREMEMGPSAALRIGDVRVVVSSHKAQLADQAMYRYVGIEPTAEKILVNKSSVHFRADFEPIAEKLMICAAPGAMPADTASLPWTRLRPGIRIKPNGPVFMPKSR is encoded by the coding sequence ATGACACGTATCGCCGTCGGCGGCTTCCTGCATGAGACCAACACCTTCGCTCCGACGAAGGCGACATTCGCGGACTTCCAGCATGGCGGCGGCTGGCCGGCGATGACTGAAGGTGCCGACGTGCTGAAGGTGATGCGGCGCATCAATGTCGGCCTTGCCGGTTTCGTCGACAGCGCCGAAGCCAACGGCTGGGAACTCGTTCCGACGATTGCCTGCGGCGCGAGCCCATCGGCGCATGTCACCAAGGACGCTTTCGAGCGCATCGTGAAGGTGATGGTCGACGGCATCGCGGCCGGACCGATCGACGCTGTCTATCTCGATGTGCATGGCGCGATGGTGACCGAGCATCTCGACGACGGCGAAGGCGAGATTCTGACGCGCGTGCGCCGCGTCATCGGCAAGGACATCCCGCTGGTCGCGAGCCTCGACCTGCACGCCAATGTCACGCCCGCAATGATGGAACATGCGGACGCGCTGATCGCCTACCGCACCTATCCCCACATCGACATGGCCGAGACCGGCCGCGCCGCCGCGAAGCATCTCGCTTTGCTGCTGCAGACGAAGCAGCGCTTCGCAAAGTCGTTCCGCCAATTGCCCTTCCTGATCGCGATCAGCTGGCAGTGCACCAACGACTTTCCCACCAAGGGCATCTACGAAAAGCTCGCCGCGCTGGAGAGTGATGCGGTTCCGACACTCTCTTTCGCGCCCGGCTTCCCCGCCGCTGATTTCCACGATTGCGGACCGAGCGTGTTCGCCTATGGCCAGACGCAAGCCGACGCGGACCGTGCGGCCGATGCGATCGTCAAATTGATCGAAAGCCACGAGGACGATTTCGACGGCAAGATATGGTCACCCGATGACGGCGTGCGCCACGCCATGGAACTTTCGAAGAGCGCGAGCAAGCCGATCATCATCGCCGACACCCAGGACAATCCCGGCGCCGGCGGCGATTCCGATACCACCGGTATGCTGCGCGCGCTGGTGCGCAATAAGGCGAGTGCCGCGACCGGCGCCATCTACGATCCCCAATCGGCCAAGGCCGCGCATGCTGCCGGCGTCGGCGCCACCGTCACGCTCTCGCTCGGCGGCAAGTCCGGCATTCCCGGCGACGAGCCCTATACCGAGACGTTTGTCGTCGAAAAGCTCTCCGACGGCCGTTTCATCGCGCCCGGCCCCTATTATGGCGGCCGCGAGATGGAGATGGGCCCGTCCGCAGCCTTGCGCATCGGCGATGTCCGCGTCGTCGTCTCATCGCACAAGGCGCAGCTCGCCGATCAGGCGATGTATCGCTATGTCGGCATCGAGCCGACGGCGGAGAAGATTCTGGTCAACAAAAGCTCGGTGCACTTCCGCGCCGACTTCGAGCCGATCGCGGAAAAACTGATGATCTGCGCCGCGCCCGGCGCGATGCCGGCCGACACCGCTTCGCTGCCTTGGACGCGCCTGCGTCCGGGCATCCGCATCAAGCCGAACGGCCCCGTTTTCATGCCCAAATCTCGCTAA
- a CDS encoding crotonase/enoyl-CoA hydratase family protein — MAYETIKYEVAEQILTITLNRHDKLNAFNAQMQAELIDAFDAADKDDNVRAIIVTGAGRGFCAGADLSSGADTFDRDARRGPVKRFADGKVDYSDPQVRDGGGQVTLRIFKCLKPVIAAVNGPAVGIGVTMQLAMDIRIASDAARFGFVFSQRGIVPEAASSWFLPRIVGISQALEWCYSGRVFPAQEALAGRLVSKVVAPDDLLPTARALAKEFAAKTAPVSVALIRQMMWRMMGADDPMEAHKVDSRGIYARGRSEDVKEGVVSFLEKRPAQFKNKVSSDMPDYFPWWNEREYE, encoded by the coding sequence ATGGCGTATGAGACGATCAAATACGAGGTCGCCGAGCAGATCCTCACCATCACGCTGAACCGGCACGACAAGCTCAACGCCTTTAACGCGCAGATGCAGGCCGAGCTGATCGACGCGTTCGACGCCGCCGACAAGGACGACAATGTCCGCGCCATCATCGTCACCGGCGCTGGCCGCGGCTTTTGCGCGGGCGCCGATCTGTCGTCAGGCGCCGACACCTTTGATCGCGACGCGCGGCGCGGGCCGGTGAAGCGTTTTGCCGACGGCAAGGTCGATTACAGCGATCCGCAGGTCCGCGACGGCGGTGGCCAGGTGACCTTGCGCATTTTCAAGTGCCTGAAGCCCGTGATCGCCGCGGTGAACGGCCCCGCGGTCGGCATCGGCGTCACCATGCAGCTCGCGATGGACATCCGCATTGCCTCGGACGCTGCGCGCTTCGGCTTCGTGTTCTCCCAGCGCGGCATCGTGCCGGAGGCGGCCTCGAGCTGGTTCCTGCCCCGCATCGTCGGAATCTCGCAGGCGCTGGAATGGTGCTATTCCGGCCGCGTCTTCCCGGCGCAGGAAGCGCTGGCCGGCCGCCTCGTCAGCAAGGTCGTGGCGCCGGATGATCTGCTGCCGACCGCCCGCGCGCTCGCCAAGGAGTTTGCAGCCAAGACCGCGCCGGTCTCGGTGGCACTGATCCGCCAGATGATGTGGCGCATGATGGGCGCGGACGATCCGATGGAGGCTCACAAGGTCGACAGCCGCGGCATCTATGCCCGCGGCCGCTCGGAGGATGTGAAGGAAGGCGTGGTGTCGTTCCTGGAGAAGCGGCCGGCGCAGTTCAAGAACAAGGTGTCGAGCGATATGCCGGACTATTTCCCGTGGTGGAACGAGCGGGAGTACGAGTGA
- a CDS encoding NADPH:quinone oxidoreductase family protein → MVRAVVCRALGAPETLRLEEFPSRALKPGEVRVAIRAAGLNFPDVLMAAGEYQLKPELPFTPGMEAAGNVTEVGAEAKSVAVGDKVIVKMRHGAFTDEAVVTPSQLTPMPSTFDYAEAATYLAGHGTAYHALIDRGRVEPGEVLLVHGAGGGVGLAAVEIGKMLGATVIATASSDEKLAIAKARGADHLVRYDREPFRDAVKRITDGRGADVVFDPVGGEVFENSMRCIAWGARLLVIGFTGGIGSAKTNLLLIKGASVLGVRAGEAVRKNPALGEVRLKALLQWAEEGKLRPNISHRMPLEDYAKAMRLLLDRKAIGRVALVME, encoded by the coding sequence ATGGTGCGGGCCGTCGTCTGCCGCGCGCTCGGAGCGCCCGAAACGCTGCGGCTGGAAGAGTTTCCCTCGCGCGCCTTGAAGCCGGGCGAGGTTCGCGTCGCGATCCGCGCCGCCGGGTTGAATTTTCCTGACGTGCTGATGGCGGCCGGCGAATACCAGCTCAAGCCCGAGCTGCCGTTCACGCCTGGCATGGAAGCCGCCGGCAACGTGACCGAAGTCGGTGCGGAGGCGAAGAGCGTTGCCGTTGGCGACAAGGTCATCGTCAAGATGCGCCATGGCGCCTTCACCGACGAAGCAGTCGTGACGCCGTCGCAGCTCACGCCGATGCCGTCGACCTTCGACTATGCGGAAGCGGCGACCTATCTCGCGGGTCACGGCACCGCCTATCACGCGCTGATCGATCGCGGGCGGGTCGAGCCGGGCGAGGTGCTGCTGGTGCACGGCGCCGGCGGCGGCGTCGGTCTTGCGGCGGTCGAGATCGGCAAGATGCTGGGGGCGACCGTGATTGCGACGGCTTCCAGCGACGAAAAGCTGGCGATTGCGAAAGCGCGCGGCGCCGACCATCTCGTGCGCTACGATCGCGAGCCGTTTCGCGATGCCGTCAAGCGCATCACCGACGGCCGCGGCGCCGACGTGGTGTTCGATCCCGTCGGCGGCGAGGTGTTTGAGAATTCGATGCGCTGCATCGCCTGGGGCGCGCGGCTGCTGGTGATCGGTTTTACGGGCGGGATCGGCTCGGCCAAGACCAATTTGTTGTTGATCAAGGGCGCCAGCGTGCTCGGCGTGCGCGCCGGCGAGGCCGTGCGGAAAAATCCCGCGCTTGGCGAGGTGCGCCTGAAGGCGCTGCTGCAATGGGCAGAGGAGGGCAAGTTGCGTCCGAATATCTCGCACCGCATGCCGCTGGAAGATTACGCCAAGGCGATGCGGCTGTTGCTCGACCGCAAGGCGATCGGGCGCGTGGCGCTGGTGATGGAGTGA
- a CDS encoding M20 aminoacylase family protein — protein sequence MPTIDRIDGYADELTAIRRDIHAHPEIGFEEVRTSGIVADKLKGWGIEVHRGLGGTGVIGVIKGKGSSGKRIGLRADMDALPMEENTNLKWSSKIPGRFHGCGHDGHTTMLLGTARYLAETRNFDGTVHLIFQPAEEGLGGARAMIKDGLFEKFPCDELYGLHNAPDLNLGEIAILPGPAMAGADFFDLRITGYGAHGAMPERSKDAVIIATTLAQAIQTVVSRNVEPLQAAVVSITQIHAGSAYNVIPGEAHLCGTIRTFSDEVRALISERIRTICAGIAATFQCEIEADIRDTFGVLVNQVEQSKVVEDVARTIVDPAKVITRSQPKMGSEDFADMLQTIPGAYFWVGHDGSVPVHNPGFVLDDKILPIGASMFARIIETRMPVV from the coding sequence ATGCCCACCATTGATCGCATCGACGGCTATGCCGACGAACTCACTGCCATCCGCCGCGACATCCACGCCCATCCCGAGATCGGGTTCGAGGAGGTCCGCACCTCCGGCATCGTCGCCGACAAGCTGAAGGGCTGGGGCATCGAAGTGCATCGCGGCCTCGGCGGCACCGGCGTGATCGGCGTCATCAAGGGCAAGGGCTCCAGCGGCAAGCGCATTGGCCTGCGCGCCGACATGGACGCGCTGCCGATGGAGGAGAACACCAATCTCAAATGGAGCTCGAAGATCCCCGGCCGCTTCCACGGCTGCGGGCATGACGGCCACACCACCATGCTGCTCGGCACCGCGCGCTACCTCGCCGAGACCAGGAACTTCGACGGCACTGTGCACCTGATCTTCCAGCCGGCCGAGGAAGGCCTCGGCGGCGCCCGCGCGATGATCAAGGACGGCCTGTTCGAGAAATTCCCCTGCGACGAGCTCTACGGCCTGCACAACGCCCCCGACCTCAATCTCGGCGAGATCGCGATCCTGCCGGGACCGGCAATGGCCGGCGCCGACTTCTTCGATCTCCGCATCACCGGTTATGGCGCGCATGGCGCGATGCCCGAGCGCTCCAAGGACGCGGTGATCATCGCGACCACGCTGGCACAGGCGATCCAGACCGTCGTCAGCCGCAACGTCGAGCCGCTCCAGGCTGCGGTCGTGTCGATCACCCAGATCCATGCCGGCTCCGCCTACAACGTCATTCCCGGCGAAGCGCATCTCTGCGGCACCATTCGAACCTTCTCGGATGAAGTCCGCGCCCTGATCAGCGAACGCATCCGCACGATCTGCGCCGGCATCGCCGCGACCTTCCAGTGCGAGATCGAGGCCGACATCCGTGACACCTTTGGTGTGCTGGTCAACCAGGTCGAGCAGTCCAAGGTGGTCGAGGACGTCGCACGCACCATCGTCGACCCCGCCAAGGTGATCACCCGCAGCCAGCCAAAGATGGGAAGCGAGGACTTTGCCGACATGCTGCAGACCATTCCCGGCGCCTATTTCTGGGTCGGCCATGACGGTTCGGTGCCCGTGCACAATCCCGGCTTCGTGCTCGACGACAAGATCCTGCCGATCGGCGCCAGCATGTTCGCCCGCATCATCGAAACGCGCATGCCGGTAGTCTAG
- a CDS encoding IS110 family transposase, whose translation MEDVHWFVGIDWATQSHSVCLLDAEGRRIAQHEFAHGGAGLTELRDWLLEKTRAAPGQIAVAIEMPHGPVVEMLLEHGFAVFAINPKQLDRFRDRFTVAGAKDDRRDAHVLGGSLRTDRAAFRQLAADDPVIIELREWSRMADELTQERTRLANRLRQQLWRYYPQAAKLTDDVADAWFLALWQKVPTPARAAKASEKAIARVLTAYRIRRLDAATVLRTLREAPLFVAPGTTEAACAHIRSLAARLHLVNQQIKEAHQSLDRLCAELEGKENPSGQSSEQCDVTILRSWPGIGRVNLATLLAEAAEPLRRRNYHALRALAGAAPVTRQSGKQRFVVRRLACNRRLQSALHHWSRVAIQHDAATRRRYDALRQRGHGHARALRSVGDRLLFALCTTLERQTPYDADYNTKTSEKA comes from the coding sequence ATGGAAGATGTGCACTGGTTCGTCGGGATCGATTGGGCAACGCAGAGCCATAGCGTTTGCCTGCTGGATGCCGAAGGAAGACGAATAGCTCAGCATGAGTTCGCCCATGGCGGCGCTGGGCTGACGGAGTTGCGCGATTGGTTGCTTGAGAAAACCAGGGCTGCTCCGGGACAGATCGCAGTGGCGATCGAGATGCCGCATGGCCCGGTCGTGGAGATGCTGCTCGAGCATGGATTTGCGGTCTTTGCCATCAATCCCAAGCAGCTCGACCGCTTCCGTGATCGCTTCACGGTGGCTGGCGCCAAGGACGACCGCCGCGATGCCCATGTGCTCGGAGGCTCGCTACGCACGGACCGTGCAGCCTTCCGCCAGCTTGCGGCCGACGATCCGGTGATCATCGAGCTGCGCGAGTGGTCGCGCATGGCGGACGAGCTGACGCAGGAGCGCACGCGTCTTGCCAATCGCCTGCGCCAGCAGTTGTGGCGGTATTATCCGCAGGCCGCCAAGCTGACCGACGATGTCGCCGACGCGTGGTTCCTGGCGCTTTGGCAGAAGGTGCCGACCCCGGCCCGGGCGGCCAAAGCCAGTGAGAAAGCCATCGCGCGCGTTCTCACTGCCTATCGTATCCGCCGTCTCGACGCCGCGACGGTGCTCAGGACTTTGCGCGAGGCACCGCTGTTCGTGGCGCCGGGCACGACGGAGGCCGCCTGTGCCCACATCCGCAGCCTTGCGGCGCGGCTGCATCTGGTCAATCAGCAGATCAAGGAGGCCCATCAGAGTCTGGACCGTCTCTGTGCCGAGCTCGAGGGCAAGGAGAATCCGTCGGGGCAGAGTTCGGAGCAGTGCGACGTGACGATCCTACGCTCCTGGCCAGGAATCGGCAGGGTCAATCTCGCCACACTGCTTGCCGAGGCCGCAGAGCCTCTGCGCAGACGAAATTACCACGCCTTGCGCGCTTTGGCAGGGGCTGCGCCGGTGACACGGCAGAGCGGCAAGCAGCGCTTTGTGGTCCGCCGCCTCGCCTGCAACAGACGGCTGCAGAGCGCTCTCCATCACTGGTCCCGTGTCGCTATCCAGCACGATGCGGCCACCCGGCGACGATATGATGCTTTGCGACAACGAGGACATGGCCACGCGCGGGCTCTACGCAGCGTCGGCGATCGCCTGCTCTTTGCCCTATGCACGACGCTCGAGCGTCAGACCCCTTACGATGCGGATTACAACACAAAAACGTCAGAAAAAGCCTGA
- a CDS encoding amidase has product MQKKSVEEAVTSLHDLSAVDLIAGYRAKQFSPSEVLEDLLAHVAAWEPHLKALYAFDPDSARGVAAASTARWTGGEPSGPLDGVPVTVKDNIATKGVPVPLGAASVKLVPAEKDAPPAARLREAGAVIFAKTTMPDYGMLSSGLSSFHALTRNPWDLSKNPGGSSAGAGAAAAAGYGPLHLGTDIGGSVRLPAGWCGLVGLKPSFGRVPIDPTYVGRVAGPMTRTVDDCALMMSVIAKPDRRDGMSLPAEPLNWKGLEKSPRKLRIGLMLDAGVGLPAEKPVRDVAVSAAKAFESAGSVVTEVDGILTREMLDGLDNFWRARMWDDLSKLTPAEQAKVLPYIFKWGESGAKLSGVDVIRGFNQTMTIRAAASKLFCELDYVISPTAPNVNYPAEWASPTNDPMRPFEHICYTVPWNMSENPAVSINGGFDAKGFPIGVQIVGRRFDDIGVLGMAKAFEGLRGAQQPWPKPPAK; this is encoded by the coding sequence ATGCAGAAAAAGAGCGTCGAAGAGGCGGTCACCTCGCTGCACGATCTCTCCGCGGTCGATCTGATCGCGGGCTATCGCGCAAAACAGTTCTCGCCAAGCGAGGTGCTCGAGGATTTGCTCGCGCACGTCGCTGCGTGGGAACCGCACCTCAAGGCGCTCTATGCGTTCGATCCCGACAGCGCGCGCGGGGTGGCCGCGGCCTCGACCGCGCGCTGGACCGGCGGCGAGCCGTCCGGCCCACTCGACGGCGTGCCTGTCACGGTCAAGGACAATATCGCGACCAAGGGCGTGCCGGTGCCGCTCGGCGCCGCCAGCGTCAAGCTCGTCCCGGCCGAGAAGGATGCCCCGCCGGCCGCGCGGCTGCGCGAGGCTGGCGCGGTCATCTTCGCCAAAACCACCATGCCCGATTACGGCATGTTGTCCTCGGGGCTCTCCTCTTTCCACGCGCTCACGCGCAATCCATGGGACCTCTCCAAGAATCCCGGCGGCTCCAGCGCAGGCGCTGGCGCTGCTGCGGCGGCCGGCTATGGCCCGCTGCATCTCGGCACCGATATCGGCGGCTCGGTGCGCCTGCCCGCGGGCTGGTGCGGTCTCGTCGGCTTGAAGCCGAGCTTTGGCCGCGTGCCGATCGACCCGACCTATGTCGGCCGCGTCGCCGGCCCCATGACCCGCACGGTCGACGATTGCGCGCTGATGATGAGCGTGATCGCAAAGCCCGACCGGCGCGACGGCATGAGCCTGCCCGCCGAGCCCTTGAACTGGAAGGGATTGGAAAAATCTCCGCGCAAACTCCGCATCGGCCTGATGCTCGATGCCGGCGTCGGCCTGCCCGCGGAAAAGCCGGTCCGTGACGTCGCGGTGAGCGCCGCAAAGGCGTTCGAATCCGCAGGTAGCGTCGTCACCGAGGTCGACGGTATCCTCACGCGCGAGATGCTCGATGGTCTCGACAACTTCTGGCGCGCGCGGATGTGGGACGATCTGTCGAAGCTGACGCCGGCCGAACAGGCAAAGGTGCTGCCCTACATCTTCAAATGGGGCGAGTCCGGCGCAAAGCTGTCGGGCGTCGACGTCATCCGCGGCTTCAACCAGACCATGACGATCCGCGCGGCGGCGTCAAAGCTGTTCTGCGAGCTCGACTATGTGATCTCGCCGACCGCGCCGAACGTGAATTATCCAGCGGAATGGGCCTCGCCGACCAACGATCCGATGCGGCCGTTCGAGCACATCTGCTATACCGTGCCATGGAATATGTCGGAGAACCCGGCGGTCTCCATCAATGGCGGCTTCGACGCCAAGGGTTTTCCCATCGGCGTGCAGATCGTCGGGCGCCGCTTCGACGATATCGGCGTGCTGGGCATGGCCAAAGCGTTCGAGGGCCTGCGCGGCGCGCAGCAGCCCTGGCCCAAGCCGCCGGCAAAGTAG
- a CDS encoding 2-hydroxychromene-2-carboxylate isomerase, which yields MIEFFFDCSSPWTYLAFHNIQPLAKELGAAITWRPILVGGIFNTVNPSVYAQREKPVPLKARYMKKDLQDWARSARLAIKMPPTVFPVNSVKAMRGCIWLGKDMVPFATALFETYWGGDKDISQDAVLAEICKKVGVDEQKFFAGISEQAIKDQLKANTEEVVARGGFGSPTIFVNKTDMYFGNDRLPLIREALLRSKASAA from the coding sequence ATGATCGAATTCTTCTTCGACTGTTCCAGCCCGTGGACCTATCTCGCCTTCCACAACATCCAGCCTTTGGCGAAGGAGCTCGGCGCAGCAATCACCTGGCGGCCGATCCTGGTCGGCGGCATCTTCAACACCGTCAATCCGAGCGTCTACGCGCAGCGGGAGAAGCCGGTGCCGCTGAAGGCGCGCTACATGAAGAAGGACCTGCAGGACTGGGCGCGATCGGCGCGGCTGGCGATCAAGATGCCGCCGACGGTGTTTCCGGTAAACAGTGTCAAGGCGATGCGCGGCTGCATCTGGCTGGGAAAGGACATGGTGCCGTTCGCAACCGCCTTGTTCGAAACCTATTGGGGCGGCGACAAGGACATCTCGCAGGATGCGGTGCTGGCCGAGATCTGCAAGAAAGTTGGCGTCGACGAGCAAAAGTTCTTCGCCGGTATCTCCGAGCAAGCGATCAAGGATCAGCTCAAGGCCAACACGGAAGAGGTCGTCGCGCGCGGCGGCTTCGGCTCGCCGACGATCTTCGTCAATAAGACCGACATGTATTTTGGCAATGATCGCCTGCCGCTGATCCGCGAGGCGCTACTGCGCAGCAAGGCGAGCGCAGCCTGA